AAGGAGAAGATGTGTGAATACAAGAACTACTTTCAGAACATACCTCAACTAGAGCGTATGACTGTACACGATTCCTCAGGCATGCTCTTCCCTTATGTGCTCGCTGCAGAAGACATACTTGACATTTCAGATAAGGTCCCTGAGCGGGCTAAGTATCTGCGCATAATAATGGCTGAGTTTAACCGCATACTTAACCACACATATTGGCTTGCAATAATGGGTATCTTCACAGGGCACTCAACAATGTTTATGTGGGCTATGGGCGACCGCGAACTTATTATCGATGCTGCTCAACGACTTGCTGGTGCTAGAGTCACATTCGCCTATTTTGTGCCCGGCGGAGTTAGAAACGACGCCCCAGAGGGTTGGACGGATTACGTGCTGAAGATCTGCGATAAATTTGAGGAGCGCATCAGCCACTATAGGGAGATATATTTTGAGAACCCGCTCTTTCTAGATCGAACGGTAGGCGTTGGTGTTTTGCGTAGGCAAGACGCCATAGATCTCGGCATAGTAGGTCCAGCGCTTCGGGCATCTGGTGTCTTTTCAGATACTCGTAAAGATGAACCTTATTCGCTCTACGATACCATCGACTTTGACGTGCCTGTGATGAAAGAGGGTGACTCATATGCTCGCTGTATGGTCTCCTACCTAGAAATGTATCAGAGCCTAAGGATAATAAGGCAAGCAGTCAAGATGATGAAGCCCGGGCCAGTCAGATACCACATCAGAGGGAGATTGAGAGGTAGGGAGGGTGAAGCCTACGCTCGAACAGAAGCGGCGCGAGGAAGCCTCTCATTCTATATAATCAGCGACGGAAAGGAGAAGCCATATAGGGTTAAGATCAGCACCCCCTCTTTCAGAAACCTCTTAGCCGGGGTTAAAAAGCTGCTTCCTGGGCATAAGGTGGCCGATGTTCCAGTGATACACTGGAGCTTGAATTATTGGGCGGTAGAAGCCGACCGCTGATATTAAGGAAGAGATTTTGAGTAAGGCTGTGTCAGAGAAGCCTACCAGCATACAACCCATAGTTATCTTAGTGTTATATATGGGGCTATACTTCTTCTCTCAATTTCACCGAACAGCTATCGGTCCTCTTGCAGGGGAGTTTATGCGTGAATTCGGTGTATCTGCGGCGAACGTGGGTGTGCTCACATCTTCTTACTTTATCATATATGGTCTACTCCAACCACTTTATGGTGCTGCGATAGATAGATACGGTTCAAGCAAGGTGGTTCTCTTCACGATGCCCATCTATGTTCTAGCGTGTTACCTATTCGCCACATCCCCAACATTTGAATCACTCATCCTATCCAGAATAGGAGTAGCCGCAGCCATCGCTTGTGTTTTTATAGCCGGTTTGAAGGCGACCGCCCTCACATTTAAGAGTGCCACATATGGTAAGGTAGTCGGGATCTACACAGGCTGGGGATACACAGCAAGTCTACTAGGTATGGTTATTCCCAGCATCATGCTTGGGCAAGGTTTAGGTTGGCGCCAAACATTTATCTCAGTAGCTGTGGCAAGTCTAATCTTCTACGTATTCTTCGCCGCTTTTACTGTTAGACACGCTACTAAGAAACAGGCTACCGATCCTTCATCCAAACAGAGTGGAGTTAAATTAAGAACACTTTTTTCATCGAACCTTTTGCTCATTTATCTGAGTACTGCGGTAGCGTATGGATCTTATGTAGGTCTTGTCAGCTGGATACCGAAGTATCTCTATGACGTTTTTGCACTAACTAGAGACGTTGCCGGTATTGTAGCAGCACTACCTGTTGCTATGATGGCCATAGGGAGTCCTCTCATGGGGATTTTAGCTGACAGGACAAAATCCTGTAGCTCTGTGTATAAGTATACTCATCTTTTGACCGCTATCCTCCTAGCAGCGCTACTCTACTCAATTATGTTGAGTGATGTGTATCTTTCTATGTTGTTCTTTTCGTGCTCTGTATTAAGCCTAAGCGGTTTTACGATTTGGCCCACGATCATCAGAAAAGAGGTAGGTGAAAGGAACCTTGCCCTACTCCTAAGCTTGGTTAACACCTTCGTAGTCCTAGGCGCATTCGCTTACCCAGCAGCGATGGGGCTGATAATGGATCTGACAACGCCGAAGATGATAATCGCAGGTGAGCGAATTTATGACGTGGGAGCATATTTCTGGGCATTCACTCTCTGCCTTGCTACCCTGGCGATTTCAACCTTGATGCTTTTCGCGCGGATGCGTACAAAAGTTTAGGCTACTGGGGCTCTATGGTCGCTGGGGGTTTGCTTGAGATCACATATGTGACCCAAGTCACACCTGGAACTTCGTTAGTTATCCTATTGCTGATTCTCTCAAGCACCTTATACGGTAGCCTTACCCAGTCTGCAGTCATGGCATCGGTAGATTGGACAACACGCACAGAAACTATGTAGCCGTAGCTTCTAGCATCCCCAAGCACACCAACAGCTTTATCGTCACCAACTATAGCGAAGGCCTGCCACACCTTATCGTAGAGATTGTGCTTTTGAAGCTCCTCCTCCACGATGCTGCTAGCCTCCCTACATATGCGCAGCTTTTCCTCTGTAACCTCGCCTATGATCCTAACAGCCAAACCCGGCCCGGGGAAAGGGTGTCTTTTTACTATACTGGCGGGCAGTTTAAGTAAGGAGGCTATCTTTCTAACCTCATCCTTATAGAGATCTCTGAGAGGCTCAAGCAGCTTGAATTCAAGCTTTTGAGGCAGCCCTCCTACATTGTGGTGCGTCTTGATTCTTGACGCTGGGCCTTGACTTGCAGCAGACTCTATCACGTCAGGGTATAAGGTTCCCTGCGCTAGCCACTCAAATGGCCCATATTTTATGCTGGCTTCTGTGAAGACGTTAGCGAATTCTTCGCCGATGATCCGCCTCTTCTCCTCAGGGTCCACCACGCCTCTGAGTCTATCTAGGAATCTCTTTGATGCATCTATTACGATCAATCTTACACCTAGGGTATCTCTAAACGTTCGCACGACTTCCTCAGCATCATTTTTTCTGAGCAGCCCGTGATCTACGAAGATGCAGGTTAGCTGGTCTCCAACCGCTTTATGTATAAGCGCAGCCGTTGTCGACGAATCTACACCACCGCTCAATGCACACAAGACTCTTTCAGACCCGACTTTAGATCTGATTTCTTCAACCGACTTTTCAATAAAGGATGGCATAGTCCAGTTCGCTTTGCAGTCGCATATTTCAAAAAGGAAGTTTCTTAGAATCTTTTTGCCGCGTGGTGTATGGGCGACCTCTGGGTGGAATTGTAGAGCGTATATTCTGTGCTCAATATCACGTATGGCTGCGTACGGCGAGTTTTCTGTGTATGCTATGGGTTCGAAGCCTACTGGTATGGTTTTCGCCGAATCTCCGTGGCTCATCCAACAGACGGTAGTGGATTTGAGCCCTTTGAATAGGTCGGTTGTGTCTATTATATGGAGCACAGCTTTGCCATACTCGCGCTTATCAACTCTAACAACCTCTCCTCCAAGCTGATGCACTATGACCTGAAGGCCGTAGCATATTCCTAGTATAGGTATCTTTAGCTCGTAGATAGCGGGGTCTGGTAGCGGAGCATCCTTCTGGTATACGTTTGCTGGACCACCTGATAAGACCAGCCCCTTCGGTTTGAGTTGCGCTATATCTTCAGCCTTAGTGTAATAGGGTATGAGCTCAGAGTACACTCTACATTCTCTTATACGCCTCGCTATGAGGTGGGCGTACT
This genomic stretch from Nitrososphaerota archaeon harbors:
- a CDS encoding NADH-quinone oxidoreductase subunit D, with protein sequence MNDLFEKIRERAPEAQCTVRGNRIKVVTPAESVVRVAEVVKEYGFNHIESVCGIDHPNDNAMEVLYIVGSVEEGLKSKVLILGSRISRNNPVFPSLINIWPGAYFHEREEYEMLGIRFEGHPKLAKLLLPDDWDDTPPLRKEFQVKKWGAIEREDSGLKIERAVLHTPPPEYIPTQSDFMKVKTPPFLERFQQALDVPDYDTLGRQLFQWVRKDERSIAISFGIQHPGSGHMRLVLGVDGDIITEVEPDIGYVHRGKEKMCEYKNYFQNIPQLERMTVHDSSGMLFPYVLAAEDILDISDKVPERAKYLRIIMAEFNRILNHTYWLAIMGIFTGHSTMFMWAMGDRELIIDAAQRLAGARVTFAYFVPGGVRNDAPEGWTDYVLKICDKFEERISHYREIYFENPLFLDRTVGVGVLRRQDAIDLGIVGPALRASGVFSDTRKDEPYSLYDTIDFDVPVMKEGDSYARCMVSYLEMYQSLRIIRQAVKMMKPGPVRYHIRGRLRGREGEAYARTEAARGSLSFYIISDGKEKPYRVKISTPSFRNLLAGVKKLLPGHKVADVPVIHWSLNYWAVEADR
- a CDS encoding MFS transporter translates to MSKAVSEKPTSIQPIVILVLYMGLYFFSQFHRTAIGPLAGEFMREFGVSAANVGVLTSSYFIIYGLLQPLYGAAIDRYGSSKVVLFTMPIYVLACYLFATSPTFESLILSRIGVAAAIACVFIAGLKATALTFKSATYGKVVGIYTGWGYTASLLGMVIPSIMLGQGLGWRQTFISVAVASLIFYVFFAAFTVRHATKKQATDPSSKQSGVKLRTLFSSNLLLIYLSTAVAYGSYVGLVSWIPKYLYDVFALTRDVAGIVAALPVAMMAIGSPLMGILADRTKSCSSVYKYTHLLTAILLAALLYSIMLSDVYLSMLFFSCSVLSLSGFTIWPTIIRKEVGERNLALLLSLVNTFVVLGAFAYPAAMGLIMDLTTPKMIIAGERIYDVGAYFWAFTLCLATLAISTLMLFARMRTKV
- the guaA gene encoding glutamine-hydrolyzing GMP synthase, yielding MDKVLVLDFGAQYAHLIARRIRECRVYSELIPYYTKAEDIAQLKPKGLVLSGGPANVYQKDAPLPDPAIYELKIPILGICYGLQVIVHQLGGEVVRVDKREYGKAVLHIIDTTDLFKGLKSTTVCWMSHGDSAKTIPVGFEPIAYTENSPYAAIRDIEHRIYALQFHPEVAHTPRGKKILRNFLFEICDCKANWTMPSFIEKSVEEIRSKVGSERVLCALSGGVDSSTTAALIHKAVGDQLTCIFVDHGLLRKNDAEEVVRTFRDTLGVRLIVIDASKRFLDRLRGVVDPEEKRRIIGEEFANVFTEASIKYGPFEWLAQGTLYPDVIESAASQGPASRIKTHHNVGGLPQKLEFKLLEPLRDLYKDEVRKIASLLKLPASIVKRHPFPGPGLAVRIIGEVTEEKLRICREASSIVEEELQKHNLYDKVWQAFAIVGDDKAVGVLGDARSYGYIVSVRVVQSTDAMTADWVRLPYKVLERISNRITNEVPGVTWVTYVISSKPPATIEPQ